The Sulfolobus acidocaldarius DSM 639 genome has a window encoding:
- the eno gene encoding phosphopyruvate hydratase, which yields MNDRFRIRKLKGYEIIDSRANRTIRVRVETYDGIVGFGDAPAGASKGANEAVELKDKNGRVIDAVELVNTVLSDSLKDYDVRRQRVIDTTLIRLDGTQNKSRIGGNTMIATSIAVLKTASRALGQEYFEYIGGPRAKYIPMPLLNILNGGLHAGNNLKIQEFIIIPKNFDKFTEAIQASIEVYKRLKDLITERYGKIYTALGDEGGFSPPLEKTMDALDLVYTSIKSLGYEDKIFMGMDAAASNFFHESHYELDGKRYTAGELIDYYKQLADMYPLMYIEDPFEENDYDSFSQLQSKLKKTIVTGDDLYVTNIEYLKKGIERMSSKGTIVKPNQIGTITETLDYIDFARRNAVKTIVSHRSGETEDSIIADLAVGTQSEFIKTGAPSRGERTSKYNRLIEIELDYGLEFYGKNFYL from the coding sequence ATGAACGATAGGTTTAGAATAAGGAAATTAAAGGGTTATGAGATAATTGATTCTAGAGCTAATAGGACAATCAGAGTTAGAGTGGAAACTTACGACGGAATAGTAGGATTTGGCGATGCTCCTGCAGGAGCATCAAAAGGTGCAAATGAAGCCGTAGAGCTGAAGGATAAAAATGGGAGAGTTATTGATGCCGTAGAACTAGTAAATACTGTATTGAGTGATTCTCTAAAAGATTATGATGTGAGAAGGCAAAGGGTTATAGATACAACGCTAATAAGGCTTGATGGCACACAAAATAAATCAAGAATTGGTGGTAATACTATGATAGCAACTTCTATAGCTGTTTTGAAAACTGCATCAAGAGCTTTAGGACAGGAGTACTTTGAATATATAGGAGGTCCCAGAGCCAAATACATTCCAATGCCTCTTTTGAATATATTAAATGGTGGTCTTCACGCAGGAAATAATCTAAAGATTCAGGAATTTATCATAATTCCCAAGAATTTTGATAAGTTTACAGAAGCCATTCAAGCCTCCATCGAAGTATATAAAAGGCTAAAGGACTTAATCACAGAAAGGTATGGAAAGATATATACAGCCTTAGGTGATGAAGGGGGATTTTCTCCTCCACTTGAAAAGACGATGGACGCATTGGATCTCGTTTATACATCTATAAAAAGCCTAGGATATGAGGACAAGATTTTTATGGGTATGGACGCTGCAGCCTCTAATTTCTTTCATGAGTCTCACTATGAACTAGATGGTAAGAGGTATACTGCAGGTGAATTGATAGATTACTACAAGCAATTAGCAGATATGTATCCTTTAATGTATATTGAAGATCCCTTTGAAGAGAACGATTATGATTCATTTTCTCAGTTGCAAAGTAAGCTGAAAAAAACTATTGTAACCGGTGACGATTTGTATGTGACAAATATAGAATATTTGAAGAAGGGAATAGAAAGAATGTCAAGTAAAGGTACCATAGTAAAGCCCAATCAAATTGGAACCATAACCGAAACTTTAGATTATATAGATTTCGCTAGAAGAAATGCTGTGAAGACAATTGTTAGCCACAGGAGCGGAGAGACCGAAGATTCTATAATAGCTGATCTTGCAGTAGGTACCCAAAGTGAGTTCATCAAAACTGGTGCACCTTCAAGAGGAGAGAGAACAAGTAAGTATAACAGGTTAATAGAAATAGAGTTGGATTATGGATTAGAGTTTTACGGTAAAAATTTTTACCTTTAG
- a CDS encoding signal peptidase I: protein MKKSDVAIVLVVILIYVVLFSGIVQTASIEGVSMYPVFQNGFLTFYVSPSDISVGNIVIYKSTVGTYVIHQVIHIDGNSYVTKGVDNITNYLPDNKIGLEPQSGIPKTAVIGKVAEVNGFVISIPYLGYISILFSSL from the coding sequence ATGAAGAAGAGTGATGTAGCGATAGTACTTGTCGTGATACTAATTTACGTTGTATTGTTCTCTGGAATTGTCCAGACAGCCAGTATTGAAGGAGTGTCAATGTATCCAGTTTTCCAAAACGGATTCCTTACTTTTTATGTATCACCGTCTGATATCTCAGTAGGAAACATAGTTATATATAAGTCAACTGTCGGTACTTATGTTATCCATCAGGTGATACATATCGATGGAAATTCTTACGTGACAAAAGGTGTTGATAACATAACAAATTACCTTCCAGATAATAAAATAGGTTTAGAGCCTCAATCTGGAATTCCAAAAACAGCAGTTATTGGAAAAGTAGCTGAGGTAAATGGGTTTGTAATAAGTATACCCTACTTAGGTTATATTTCTATATTATTCTCTTCATTGTAG
- the gcvPB gene encoding aminomethyl-transferring glycine dehydrogenase subunit GcvPB produces MWRQAKWDEPLITEYKGNGRVGTLITHDDSLRKEITLNIPENLKRRNEPNLPSISELEAVRHYIRLSQMSFGVDTGFVPLGSCTMKYNPKVEEKISDVVSGLHPLQDSETVQGILEIIYEMQLMLAEITGTDICSLQVPAGSAGELAGVLMIKKYHELKERFSRDEMLVADTAHGTNPASAAMAGYKVIYIRSNKEGLVDIDLLREVVGEKTAGFMLTNPNTLGLFEENIVEIAKLLHNVDAKLYYDGANMNGILGVVRPGDMGFDIVHLNLHKTFAVPHGGGGPGAGAICAKGDMVDFLPYPIVEKKNGKYAIDYIPKHTIGKIASFYGNIGNVVRSYVYILGLGAEGLSMIGKLSTLATNYIIFKLRNVKGLDLIAPYRPRKHEVVFSAKELARDKGVTAFDIAKALLDRGFYAPTIYFPPNIEESIMIEPTETEPKEVLDSFAEALTEIAREAYNNPNNVISSPTNTAVGRIDQVTANHPSTITPTYRVYRLRQEGKVKNLQ; encoded by the coding sequence GTGTGGAGACAAGCGAAGTGGGATGAACCATTAATAACTGAATATAAGGGCAATGGCAGAGTAGGAACTTTAATTACTCATGACGATAGTTTAAGAAAAGAAATAACCTTAAACATTCCTGAAAATCTAAAGAGGAGAAATGAGCCTAATCTACCTTCCATTAGTGAGTTAGAGGCTGTAAGACACTACATAAGATTATCCCAAATGAGTTTTGGTGTAGATACAGGATTTGTACCGCTGGGTTCCTGCACAATGAAATATAATCCAAAAGTCGAAGAAAAGATAAGCGACGTTGTTTCAGGTTTACATCCCTTGCAGGATTCTGAGACTGTTCAAGGAATCTTAGAGATCATTTATGAAATGCAACTTATGTTAGCTGAAATAACAGGGACTGATATATGTAGTTTGCAAGTACCGGCTGGTTCAGCAGGCGAGTTAGCTGGCGTTCTGATGATAAAGAAGTATCATGAATTAAAGGAGAGGTTTAGTAGAGATGAAATGTTAGTTGCAGATACTGCACATGGAACTAACCCAGCAAGTGCTGCGATGGCTGGTTACAAGGTAATCTATATTAGATCTAATAAAGAGGGGTTAGTGGATATTGATTTATTAAGAGAGGTAGTAGGAGAGAAAACAGCTGGATTTATGCTCACTAATCCAAATACTTTAGGTCTTTTCGAAGAAAATATAGTGGAAATAGCTAAGTTGCTTCATAACGTAGATGCTAAGCTATACTATGATGGAGCTAATATGAATGGAATATTGGGTGTAGTGAGACCAGGAGACATGGGTTTTGATATAGTTCATCTTAATCTTCATAAAACGTTTGCAGTTCCACATGGAGGAGGAGGACCAGGTGCAGGTGCTATATGTGCTAAAGGAGATATGGTAGATTTTCTACCTTATCCAATAGTAGAAAAGAAAAATGGTAAATATGCCATAGATTACATTCCAAAGCACACTATAGGAAAGATTGCATCTTTTTATGGTAACATAGGAAATGTTGTAAGATCATATGTATACATTCTAGGACTTGGAGCTGAGGGATTATCCATGATAGGAAAACTAAGTACCTTAGCAACCAACTATATTATTTTTAAGCTTAGAAATGTCAAAGGCTTAGATCTAATTGCTCCGTATAGACCAAGAAAACATGAGGTTGTATTTTCAGCAAAGGAGTTGGCGAGGGATAAGGGTGTTACAGCTTTCGATATAGCTAAAGCCTTACTTGATAGGGGTTTCTATGCACCAACAATATATTTTCCTCCAAATATAGAGGAATCTATTATGATTGAACCAACAGAGACTGAGCCTAAGGAAGTATTAGACTCTTTTGCAGAGGCTCTAACTGAGATAGCTAGAGAGGCTTACAACAATCCTAATAATGTAATCTCATCTCCTACCAATACTGCTGTAGGTAGAATAGACCAAGTTACTGCAAATCATCCAAGCACAATAACTCCTACATACAGAGTTTATAGATTAAGACAAGAGGGTAAGGTAAAAAATCTACAATGA
- the gcvPA gene encoding aminomethyl-transferring glycine dehydrogenase subunit GcvPA, with amino-acid sequence MEMHPWLPNLKYTEEMLKEIGVNDIMNLFSDVPQDLILKRKLNIPYDKPLSEYEISQRLNELKKKNLELKYPPFIGGGLCPHYIPEAVKFIMSRSEFYTAYTPYQPEISQGLLQAIYEYQSLMAELLEMEFVNASMYDWASAIAEAVLMAHRINRRKSVLLPSNMNPYHREVVKTWVYGKGIRITELPTDSTSGQIDIEKLEQINTDDVSAIYIQQPNFYGIFEENIEYIVDFAKKKNIITIMGVSPLSLGLIKPPGEYGIDIAVGDGQEIGLPLNYGGPLMGIFAVRWDSQLVRQMPGRIVGLTKDEKGNRAFTLILQTREQFTRREKATSNITTNETLMAIGSAVYLSLLGKHGLRDLAEEIYVRSHYAKKKFEELGFKSPYSGEFFEEFVIQFPKNYNLIHSSLLNKRIHGGLQLNDYCALFCFTEVHTRVMIDELVKSIAEVL; translated from the coding sequence ATGGAAATGCATCCTTGGTTACCTAACTTAAAGTATACCGAGGAAATGCTCAAGGAAATAGGCGTTAATGACATTATGAATTTATTTTCTGACGTTCCTCAAGATTTGATACTTAAAAGGAAACTTAACATACCTTATGATAAACCTCTTTCCGAGTACGAGATTTCTCAAAGGCTTAATGAACTGAAGAAGAAAAATCTAGAACTTAAATACCCTCCTTTTATAGGAGGGGGTCTATGCCCTCACTATATACCGGAGGCTGTAAAGTTCATTATGTCTAGATCGGAGTTTTATACTGCTTATACTCCGTATCAACCTGAAATCTCTCAAGGTCTTCTGCAGGCAATTTATGAATATCAAAGCCTTATGGCTGAATTATTAGAAATGGAGTTTGTAAATGCATCAATGTACGATTGGGCTAGTGCTATAGCGGAAGCTGTTCTGATGGCACATAGAATAAATCGGAGAAAGAGCGTGCTTTTGCCTTCAAATATGAATCCTTACCATAGAGAGGTAGTAAAGACATGGGTTTACGGTAAAGGTATCAGAATAACCGAATTGCCTACAGATTCTACATCAGGTCAAATAGATATCGAAAAATTAGAACAAATTAACACAGACGACGTATCTGCCATTTATATTCAGCAACCTAATTTTTACGGAATTTTTGAGGAAAACATAGAATATATAGTGGATTTTGCAAAGAAGAAAAATATAATAACTATTATGGGGGTGTCTCCATTATCTCTTGGTTTAATTAAGCCCCCAGGGGAATACGGTATTGACATAGCAGTAGGTGATGGGCAAGAAATTGGATTACCACTAAACTATGGAGGTCCGCTTATGGGCATTTTTGCTGTAAGGTGGGATTCTCAACTAGTGAGACAAATGCCTGGTAGGATTGTAGGTTTAACAAAAGATGAAAAAGGGAATAGGGCTTTCACATTAATATTGCAAACAAGAGAACAGTTTACAAGAAGGGAGAAAGCCACATCAAATATAACTACAAATGAAACACTTATGGCAATAGGTTCAGCGGTCTATCTTTCGTTATTAGGTAAACATGGTCTAAGGGATCTAGCAGAAGAAATATATGTAAGAAGTCACTACGCCAAAAAGAAATTTGAAGAACTCGGTTTTAAATCTCCATATTCAGGGGAGTTCTTTGAAGAATTTGTAATTCAATTTCCTAAGAATTATAATTTGATCCATTCAAGTCTCTTAAATAAACGAATACACGGGGGTTTACAGCTAAATGATTATTGTGCGTTATTTTGCTTTACTGAGGTCCATACAAGGGTTATGATTGATGAGCTAGTCAAAAGTATAGCGGAGGTGCTTTGA
- the gcvT gene encoding glycine cleavage system aminomethyltransferase GcvT translates to MFSSPLLDIETKLNADIGEFANWKMPMKYTSYQDEHLLVRTSVAFFDISHMGRLKVSGNQNELEFLVSKEISKNKPNSMIGPTAFLNDKGGFEDDVMIYKVSENEFLIVTNAINREKIINWIGKNSGLNVEDLTFKYGMLAIQGRNVWNFIEKAEVKPLEFILNTKFLGENVFLLSRSGWTGEDGLEVWADANTLTSIIQKLLKLGIKPAGLIARDSLRQEMGYVLYGEDIDSNITPVEARYWVFSLDKDFIGKEKIMEHVENGVNRIRLGFKLKKDDRLLPRKDYKIKSPLGSRDVGYVTSSTFSPYLNRVIGMGYIKPEYAYIGYELAIDIRGKQVKAKISDFPLINTR, encoded by the coding sequence ATGTTTAGTTCACCACTTTTGGATATTGAGACAAAACTAAATGCAGATATAGGAGAATTCGCAAACTGGAAAATGCCTATGAAATATACTAGTTATCAAGACGAACATCTTCTAGTAAGAACATCAGTAGCATTCTTTGATATATCCCATATGGGTAGACTTAAAGTTTCAGGAAACCAAAATGAACTGGAATTCCTCGTCTCCAAAGAAATTTCTAAAAACAAACCAAATTCAATGATTGGACCCACAGCATTTCTTAATGACAAGGGAGGATTCGAAGATGATGTAATGATTTATAAGGTATCAGAAAATGAATTCTTAATCGTAACTAATGCTATAAATCGTGAGAAAATAATTAATTGGATAGGAAAAAATTCTGGATTGAATGTTGAAGATCTGACATTTAAATATGGGATGCTTGCAATTCAGGGAAGGAACGTCTGGAATTTCATAGAAAAAGCTGAGGTTAAACCACTAGAGTTTATTTTAAATACCAAGTTTCTTGGGGAAAACGTATTTTTACTAAGTAGATCAGGTTGGACAGGAGAAGATGGCTTAGAAGTTTGGGCTGATGCAAATACGCTAACTTCGATAATTCAGAAATTACTGAAACTTGGTATAAAACCGGCAGGATTAATAGCTAGAGATAGTTTGAGGCAAGAAATGGGGTACGTATTATACGGAGAGGACATAGATTCCAACATTACACCAGTGGAAGCAAGATATTGGGTGTTCTCACTCGATAAGGATTTCATAGGTAAAGAAAAAATAATGGAACATGTAGAGAATGGTGTTAATAGAATAAGATTAGGATTCAAACTTAAGAAAGATGATAGACTTCTTCCTCGAAAAGATTATAAGATAAAGTCTCCCTTAGGCTCAAGGGATGTCGGATACGTAACAAGTAGCACATTCAGTCCCTATTTAAACAGGGTTATTGGAATGGGGTACATAAAACCTGAGTACGCTTACATAGGCTATGAGCTTGCAATAGATATTAGAGGGAAACAAGTAAAAGCAAAAATTTCCGATTTCCCTCTTATTAATACGAGGTGA
- the gcvH gene encoding glycine cleavage system protein GcvH — MSVVIDGKYLILKDRHYTETDEWILINGNIATVGITDYAQKKLKDIVGIELPQVGREVTIGEQVAVVESVKAAADIFSPLSGSVLEVNKELQSSPETINKDPYGRGWIFKLKIKDEKEVSKLLNFEQYIISIKQREGI, encoded by the coding sequence ATGAGTGTAGTAATCGACGGTAAATATCTAATTCTTAAAGATAGGCATTACACCGAGACCGATGAGTGGATATTAATCAACGGGAACATTGCAACAGTTGGAATAACAGATTACGCTCAGAAGAAACTTAAGGATATAGTAGGAATAGAACTACCACAAGTGGGTAGAGAAGTAACTATAGGAGAACAAGTTGCTGTCGTGGAATCTGTTAAGGCTGCTGCAGATATATTTTCCCCTCTCTCCGGTAGTGTACTAGAAGTAAATAAGGAATTACAGAGTTCCCCTGAGACAATTAATAAGGATCCTTATGGTAGGGGATGGATATTCAAACTAAAGATAAAAGATGAGAAAGAGGTATCTAAATTACTAAATTTCGAACAATACATTATTTCGATAAAACAAAGAGAGGGAATTTAA
- a CDS encoding proteasome assembly chaperone family protein, whose product MSSVEILEDYIPQLTRPSYLIVGLPDAGLVGTIATEFLVKKLGLSEFATIYAPDILPPIMHVRDGIAKSPLKFYHNGKNMIVFHSYIALPFSVINQIAKTLIDFAKKYGINNIISITGIPVENRLSATTLNSFVIGNNQQVTEEIEKMGLSKKFGEGYIAGPYAPILSYSQREKLNNIIIVVESFMDLPDPEASAIALSILSKYIGFPLDTEELLKEAEEVRERIRGLMSQTREELPKYATGRPMTYA is encoded by the coding sequence ATGAGCAGTGTAGAAATATTAGAGGATTATATACCACAGTTAACAAGACCTTCTTACCTTATTGTCGGATTACCCGATGCTGGATTAGTAGGTACAATTGCCACCGAATTCCTTGTCAAAAAATTAGGATTAAGTGAATTTGCTACTATTTATGCACCTGATATTTTACCGCCGATAATGCATGTAAGAGACGGAATAGCTAAATCACCATTGAAGTTTTATCATAATGGTAAGAACATGATAGTATTTCACTCATATATAGCATTACCTTTCTCAGTGATTAACCAGATAGCTAAAACTTTGATCGACTTCGCAAAGAAGTATGGGATAAATAACATAATTTCCATAACAGGCATACCAGTAGAGAACAGATTATCTGCGACTACACTAAATTCATTTGTAATAGGGAATAACCAACAAGTAACTGAAGAGATAGAAAAAATGGGATTGTCGAAAAAGTTTGGTGAAGGATATATAGCAGGTCCTTATGCCCCCATATTATCCTATTCCCAAAGGGAAAAGTTAAATAATATAATAATAGTCGTCGAATCTTTTATGGATTTGCCAGATCCAGAAGCTTCCGCAATAGCTTTATCCATCTTGTCAAAATACATTGGTTTCCCCTTGGATACAGAAGAACTACTTAAAGAGGCTGAGGAAGTTAGAGAGAGAATTAGGGGACTTATGTCTCAGACTAGAGAGGAATTACCAAAGTACGCAACAGGTAGACCGATGACATACGCGTGA
- a CDS encoding Hsp20/alpha crystallin family protein, giving the protein MPVFKDLEDLINNLIKKEEERLKKIRKEIEKEIKEVEESIGFSREPLYTMRELMDEYEYIIDIPKADLQSLKVDVVKDIMRVECMTKSGGRYFLRIRLPPDIDPGTANIRREKWLIIVTLKKHR; this is encoded by the coding sequence ATGCCAGTTTTTAAAGATTTAGAGGACTTAATTAATAACCTGATAAAGAAAGAAGAAGAGAGACTAAAGAAGATAAGGAAAGAGATCGAGAAAGAAATCAAAGAAGTAGAAGAAAGTATAGGGTTCTCCAGAGAGCCCTTGTATACAATGAGAGAATTAATGGACGAATATGAATATATAATTGATATACCAAAAGCAGACTTACAGAGTCTAAAAGTTGATGTAGTTAAAGATATAATGAGAGTAGAGTGTATGACCAAATCTGGTGGAAGATACTTTCTGAGGATAAGACTACCACCAGACATTGACCCGGGTACAGCTAACATAAGGAGAGAAAAATGGCTTATTATAGTTACTTTGAAAAAGCATAGATAA
- a CDS encoding AbrB/MazE/SpoVT family DNA-binding domain-containing protein, whose protein sequence is MSEGAGRFSKDVETRKVQRLGSSSLFITLPKKWINKWGVKPGDKIIIEISEDGGLRLVAEKVKNTYTKKSIKIDVDNYKQSIVNAIPSLYILGYDEMLFTTKKNLDPKEVENVITLSKNLVGIEVAENNNNLIRLDCLLDTEKLGSETLLRRILNIISKKVDEIIEYLRGQQSTEVQQTLEDLRRVYLMLLRRSIGNKYMAERDKVRNFIIAINSTIMMRVYRIISKLYDEIKHNQISLPQEQAKTLIDMFRETNDLFDEIIMSILFPSIKRISNGYTLINQLKQKYERLDIKDNLIRNYFEDLIFNLEEALNNSSCSIFLEDAPWIERNFNS, encoded by the coding sequence TTGAGTGAAGGAGCAGGAAGATTTTCTAAAGACGTAGAGACTAGAAAGGTACAAAGATTAGGTTCATCTTCACTCTTTATAACTTTACCCAAGAAGTGGATCAATAAATGGGGAGTAAAACCTGGTGATAAAATTATTATAGAAATTTCCGAGGATGGAGGTCTTAGACTCGTTGCGGAAAAAGTGAAAAATACCTACACTAAAAAGAGCATTAAAATTGACGTGGACAATTATAAACAAAGTATAGTAAACGCCATACCTTCTCTTTATATTTTAGGATATGATGAAATGTTATTTACGACCAAGAAAAACCTAGATCCAAAAGAGGTTGAAAATGTAATTACTTTGTCCAAGAATCTAGTAGGAATTGAAGTCGCAGAGAACAATAATAACCTAATAAGATTAGATTGCCTACTTGATACTGAGAAGCTTGGTTCAGAGACATTACTTAGAAGAATATTAAATATTATTTCTAAGAAAGTAGATGAAATAATTGAATATTTAAGAGGACAACAGAGCACAGAGGTTCAACAAACATTAGAAGATTTAAGAAGAGTATACCTCATGCTATTGAGAAGAAGTATAGGGAATAAATATATGGCAGAAAGGGATAAAGTAAGGAACTTCATAATAGCAATCAATTCTACGATAATGATGAGAGTCTACAGAATTATATCTAAATTGTATGATGAAATTAAACATAATCAAATTTCACTTCCACAAGAACAAGCAAAAACTTTAATTGATATGTTCAGGGAGACTAACGACCTTTTTGACGAAATCATTATGAGCATACTTTTCCCCAGTATAAAGAGAATTTCGAACGGTTATACATTAATAAATCAGCTTAAACAAAAATATGAAAGATTGGATATAAAAGATAATTTAATTAGAAATTATTTTGAAGATCTTATATTTAACCTTGAAGAAGCTTTAAATAACTCCTCCTGTTCCATATTCTTAGAGGACGCTCCTTGGATAGAGAGAAATTTTAACTCATAA
- the sufC gene encoding Fe-S cluster assembly ATPase SufC, protein MVMLKIEDIHVEVEGKKILKGIDMEIKSGEIHVLMGPNGSGKTSLSLALMGHPKYKITQGKILLDNEDITSLETFEKARKGIFLAFQNPIEISGVKLSTLLIAEYSRMHSSTAQPQMIIKQIKEVSKSVGVNDSLLNRGIFDGFSGGEKKRTEILQMLLIKPKIAILDEPDSGVDVDGLKAISDAILKLKSESNTGFLIITHYRRILEHLNADKVHILYNGKIVRSGGMELAKLVDEKGYEGALKQFL, encoded by the coding sequence ATGGTCATGTTAAAAATAGAGGACATCCATGTTGAAGTTGAAGGTAAAAAAATACTAAAAGGAATAGACATGGAAATAAAGTCAGGAGAAATACATGTATTAATGGGACCTAATGGAAGTGGAAAAACTTCACTTTCCTTAGCATTGATGGGTCATCCTAAATATAAAATAACTCAGGGCAAAATATTACTTGATAACGAGGATATAACTAGCCTAGAGACCTTTGAAAAAGCGCGAAAAGGTATATTTCTTGCCTTCCAGAACCCTATAGAAATTAGTGGAGTTAAACTATCAACTTTATTAATAGCAGAGTATTCCAGAATGCATAGTTCAACAGCACAACCTCAGATGATTATCAAACAGATAAAAGAAGTCAGCAAATCAGTAGGAGTTAATGACTCTCTACTTAATAGAGGAATATTTGATGGCTTTAGCGGAGGAGAAAAGAAGAGAACAGAGATTCTACAGATGTTATTAATAAAACCGAAAATAGCCATACTTGATGAACCCGACTCTGGTGTAGATGTGGATGGGCTTAAAGCCATTTCAGATGCCATATTAAAATTAAAGTCTGAATCAAATACTGGCTTCTTAATAATAACTCATTACAGAAGAATATTAGAGCATCTAAATGCCGATAAAGTACATATACTCTACAACGGTAAAATAGTAAGAAGCGGAGGTATGGAATTAGCAAAATTAGTCGATGAGAAAGGGTACGAAGGAGCTCTAAAACAGTTTTTATAA
- the sufB gene encoding Fe-S cluster assembly protein SufB → MPEEKISVDLNEIINAAIEAKHNQISQQEFHKRVVQSGLSKDVIAEISKVKKEPEWMLRLRLKSLELFEKIPTPNWLPDFLSALDISKMEIYVKPDVERTSDWSQIPPEIRQYYEQIGVPQSEQKYLGGLVATFESEPIYSNVKKELQKKGVIMMPPEEAVQKYPDIVKEYFTRIFPVSDHKFAALHGALWSGGVFVYVPKGVKITMPVEGFFIIGGEMEGQFEHTLLIADEGSYIHFIEGCSAPQLKKFSFHDGMVELYAKKNAYIKFTTIQNWSKDIINFNNKRAWADENSTVEWVEGSLGSRYSFVYPSTILRGKGASSTSLVVTFTSGEGEWKDSGSKMIHAAPYTKSKVVSKNIGFRGGLNVYRGLIRVNKGAVGSKAFVKCDSLMLDEKTKAYTFPHNQVFEEDADVAHEAHTFRMNEDQLFYLMTRGIDEKEAVSMLVLGFIDEIMKEMPFEYATMLNKVIKLELDKLGAVA, encoded by the coding sequence TTGCCAGAAGAAAAAATATCCGTTGACTTGAACGAGATAATTAATGCCGCCATAGAAGCTAAGCATAATCAAATATCTCAGCAAGAATTTCATAAGAGAGTTGTACAGTCAGGCTTAAGTAAAGATGTAATAGCTGAAATATCAAAAGTTAAAAAAGAGCCTGAATGGATGCTTAGACTAAGGCTCAAAAGCCTTGAATTATTTGAGAAAATCCCAACACCTAACTGGTTACCAGATTTCTTATCAGCATTGGATATCTCCAAAATGGAGATTTATGTTAAACCAGATGTAGAGAGAACTTCAGACTGGTCACAAATTCCACCAGAAATTAGACAATATTATGAACAAATAGGAGTACCTCAGTCTGAACAAAAATATTTAGGAGGTCTAGTAGCCACATTTGAATCTGAACCTATTTACAGTAATGTAAAGAAGGAGTTGCAGAAAAAAGGCGTAATTATGATGCCACCTGAGGAGGCTGTTCAGAAATATCCAGATATCGTAAAAGAGTACTTTACAAGGATATTCCCCGTATCTGATCATAAGTTTGCTGCACTTCACGGTGCTTTATGGAGTGGAGGAGTATTCGTATATGTACCAAAGGGAGTAAAAATAACAATGCCAGTTGAGGGATTTTTCATAATAGGTGGAGAGATGGAAGGTCAATTTGAGCACACTTTGCTTATAGCTGATGAAGGATCATATATCCATTTCATTGAAGGTTGTAGTGCTCCACAGCTAAAGAAATTCTCATTCCATGATGGAATGGTTGAATTATACGCAAAGAAAAATGCCTATATTAAATTTACAACTATCCAAAACTGGAGTAAAGACATAATCAATTTCAACAATAAGAGGGCATGGGCTGATGAAAACTCGACAGTAGAATGGGTTGAGGGTTCTTTAGGTTCTAGATATAGTTTTGTATATCCGTCTACTATATTGAGAGGTAAAGGAGCATCCTCAACTAGCTTAGTAGTAACATTCACGAGCGGAGAAGGTGAGTGGAAAGATAGTGGCTCAAAAATGATCCATGCAGCACCATACACTAAGAGCAAAGTAGTTAGTAAAAATATAGGTTTCAGGGGAGGTCTTAACGTATATAGAGGATTAATTAGAGTTAATAAGGGAGCAGTAGGCTCTAAAGCATTTGTAAAATGTGATTCATTAATGTTAGATGAAAAGACAAAAGCCTATACATTCCCTCATAATCAAGTATTCGAGGAAGATGCTGATGTAGCCCATGAGGCTCACACATTCAGAATGAATGAGGATCAGCTGTTTTACCTGATGACAAGGGGAATAGACGAGAAGGAAGCTGTATCAATGTTAGTTCTAGGATTTATTGATGAGATAATGAAGGAGATGCCTTTCGAATATGCTACAATGCTGAATAAAGTTATTAAGCTAGAACTTGATAAGCTAGGTGCAGTGGCTTAA